In a genomic window of Nesterenkonia halotolerans:
- a CDS encoding histone-like nucleoid-structuring protein Lsr2, translated as MAQKVEVVLVDDLDGSEAKETVAFGLDARFYEIDLSEEHAKELRETLKKYVRKGRATAPPSPQNEARQIREWAVKNGHKVSARGRLHRDIVEAYRNAKKR; from the coding sequence ATGGCTCAGAAGGTAGAAGTGGTTCTAGTAGATGATCTCGACGGCAGTGAGGCGAAAGAGACCGTCGCCTTTGGTCTGGATGCTCGGTTCTATGAGATCGACCTCAGTGAAGAACACGCCAAAGAACTGCGCGAGACACTGAAGAAGTACGTCCGAAAGGGACGCGCGACCGCTCCACCTTCCCCACAGAACGAGGCCCGCCAAATTCGCGAGTGGGCCGTGAAGAACGGTCACAAGGTCTCCGCCAGAGGGCGTCTGCACCGCGACATTGTTGAGGCCTACCGCAACGCCAAGAAGCGCTAA